One Helianthus annuus cultivar XRQ/B chromosome 12, HanXRQr2.0-SUNRISE, whole genome shotgun sequence genomic region harbors:
- the LOC110899744 gene encoding uncharacterized protein LOC110899744, translated as MLLKRKLTKRGKQRRMVMIQNSRVDGNNGIYPIAFVVVESETTSTWTWFLEQLAQDLDLPSNANFTFISDRQKGILPAVSKVFPRAKHTYCIRHIHENMKANAKWRGDKIKGLFWNTASTTTTPWFDHVMLDIKMEDKKLHDWLKRITVKHWTRYPFIGWAKCDILLNNICKVFNR; from the exons ATGCTACTAAAAAGAAAGCTTACAAAAAGAGGCAAACAGAGGAGGATGGTAATGATCCAGAATTCAAGGGTGGATGGAAACAATGGGATTTATCCTATTGCTTTTGTTGTGGTTGAGTCAGAAACAACTAGCACTTGGACTTGGTTTTTAGAACAACTTGCACAAGATCTGGATTTGCCATCTAATGCTAACTTCACTTTTATAAGTGACAGACAAAAG GGAATATTACCTGCAGTTAGTAAAGTGTTTCCTAGGGCAAAGCATACATATTGTATAAGGCATATACATGAAAATATGAAGGCCAATGCTAAATGGAGGGGTGATAAGATAAAGGGACTATTCTGGAATACTGCATCTACAACAACAACACCCTGGTTTGATCATGTAATGCTAGACATCAAGATGGAAGATAAGAAGCTTCATGATTGGTTGAAACGGATCACAGTTAAACATTGGACTAGGTACCCGTTTATTG GTTGGGCAAAATGTGATATTTTACTAAACAACATTTGTAAAGTCTTCAATAGGTAG